A genomic segment from Amycolatopsis camponoti encodes:
- a CDS encoding carbohydrate ABC transporter permease, producing the protein MTTVLTPAAPAPPAAPGRARRLVRRVASPWTYAALIAILAGSAFPVYWSFVVSSQTTEAVGSVPPVLVPGGHLFENIARVFDESNFALALGNSMIVAGTITVSVVLFSTLAGFAFAKLKFRGRTVLLLLVVATQAIPTELGVVPLYMMMADFGWAGQLQAVIVPGLVTAFGVFFMRQYFERALPLELLEAGRMDGCGSLRLFWHVALPAARPAAAVLGLFTFMQAWNDFFWPLVVLVPENPTVQTALSSLASGYTTDYTLVLTAATIGTVPVLLVFLLFGRQIVGGIMQGALKG; encoded by the coding sequence ATGACCACCGTGCTGACCCCGGCCGCGCCCGCGCCGCCGGCGGCCCCCGGGCGGGCCCGGCGCCTCGTGCGCCGGGTCGCGAGCCCGTGGACCTACGCCGCGCTGATCGCGATCCTGGCCGGCTCGGCGTTCCCCGTGTACTGGTCGTTCGTCGTCTCGTCGCAGACGACGGAAGCCGTCGGCAGCGTCCCGCCCGTGCTGGTGCCGGGCGGGCACCTGTTCGAGAACATCGCCCGTGTCTTCGACGAGTCGAACTTCGCGCTGGCGCTCGGGAACTCGATGATCGTCGCGGGCACGATCACCGTGTCCGTGGTGCTGTTCTCGACGCTGGCCGGGTTCGCCTTCGCCAAGCTGAAGTTCCGCGGCCGGACCGTGCTGCTGCTGCTCGTGGTCGCCACCCAGGCGATCCCGACCGAGCTGGGCGTCGTGCCGCTGTACATGATGATGGCCGACTTCGGCTGGGCCGGGCAGCTGCAGGCGGTGATCGTGCCCGGCCTGGTCACCGCGTTCGGCGTGTTCTTCATGCGCCAGTACTTCGAGCGGGCACTGCCGCTGGAACTGCTGGAGGCCGGGCGGATGGACGGCTGCGGCTCGCTGCGGCTGTTCTGGCACGTCGCGCTGCCGGCCGCCCGCCCGGCCGCGGCGGTGCTCGGGCTGTTCACGTTCATGCAGGCGTGGAACGACTTCTTCTGGCCGCTGGTCGTGCTGGTCCCGGAGAACCCGACCGTCCAGACCGCGCTCTCCAGCCTGGCCAGCGGCTACACCACCGACTACACCCTCGTGCTCACCGCCGCCACCATCGGCACCGTCCCCGTCCTCCTCGTGTTCCTGCTGTTCGGCCGCCAGATCGTCGGCGGCATCATGCAGGGCGCGCTCAAGGGCTGA